Proteins encoded by one window of Blautia argi:
- a CDS encoding Nif11-like leader peptide family natural product precursor, translated as MKSLKKAAAVAAAAVLCVSMSVGVFASSPTDPEIPSVWGGNGTDKDGNKVTAMQTEELSKEVEEILKDEEQVKEILKEAGYEVTEDQNAVVLGAGNIELVDGQWDGMEMPEGGVDLELRLETGSWDWDTNTYVENETLKDLKDGDTVYVLHQKADGTWEVLEGTAVVENIYGYTYYSVKAHFDSLSPVAIVKIMSNGEVVVLDKEEKPVGTIKPGEKDPVGTIQPEKAEGKGDSKVVKTSSATTKKSPKTGN; from the coding sequence ATGAAAAGTTTGAAAAAGGCGGCAGCAGTAGCAGCGGCAGCAGTATTGTGCGTAAGCATGAGTGTAGGTGTATTCGCTTCCAGTCCGACAGACCCGGAAATTCCATCCGTATGGGGTGGAAACGGAACAGATAAAGACGGAAACAAAGTGACTGCAATGCAGACAGAAGAACTTTCCAAGGAAGTGGAAGAAATTCTGAAAGATGAAGAGCAGGTGAAAGAAATTCTGAAGGAAGCCGGATACGAGGTTACAGAAGACCAGAACGCAGTTGTTCTTGGCGCAGGCAATATTGAGCTTGTAGATGGACAGTGGGACGGTATGGAAATGCCGGAAGGCGGAGTTGACTTAGAACTTAGATTGGAAACCGGATCTTGGGATTGGGATACTAATACCTATGTAGAAAATGAAACATTGAAAGATCTGAAAGACGGAGATACTGTATATGTTCTTCATCAGAAAGCAGACGGAACCTGGGAAGTGCTGGAAGGAACAGCCGTTGTAGAAAACATCTATGGTTATACATATTACAGTGTAAAAGCACACTTTGACAGCCTTTCTCCAGTAGCAATTGTAAAGATCATGTCTAACGGGGAAGTTGTTGTTCTGGACAAAGAAGAAAAACCAGTTGGAACAATTAAACCGGGAGAAAAGGATCCGGTTGGAACAATTCAGCCGGAAAAAGCTGAGGGAAAAGGAGATTCTAAAGTAGTGAAGACATCTTCTGCAACTACAAAAAAATCTCCAAAAACAGGAAATTAA
- the srtB gene encoding class B sortase → MKKSLKVIIIIVAAVFLTAGAAIGVIYFFGGQEQPTETVSKPEKADAEQAEKDYQVLQGEVVEKSQDPYESKINFEELQKLNQDAYAWIQIPGTNIDYPILQTAVEADDYYLNRTIDGKVGYPGSIYTEKYNSTSFADPVTIVYGHNMKEGTMFADLHKYTDKAFFDSNPYIYIYLPDKTLKYQIFAAVAFDDRYILGSYNFLDKDDFQKYLDELRSSIDGNVNSDIEVTQDSKILTLSTCIGEYPEQRWLVNATLVSQEE, encoded by the coding sequence ATGAAAAAGTCTTTGAAAGTAATTATTATTATTGTTGCGGCAGTTTTCTTAACTGCAGGTGCAGCTATCGGAGTGATTTATTTTTTTGGCGGACAGGAACAGCCCACAGAAACAGTCAGTAAACCGGAAAAGGCAGATGCAGAGCAGGCAGAAAAGGATTATCAGGTTCTGCAGGGAGAAGTGGTAGAAAAGAGTCAGGATCCTTACGAAAGTAAGATTAATTTTGAAGAACTGCAGAAGTTAAATCAAGATGCCTATGCATGGATACAGATACCGGGTACAAACATAGATTATCCGATTCTGCAGACAGCAGTGGAGGCAGATGACTATTATCTGAATCGAACCATTGATGGGAAAGTTGGTTATCCGGGGTCTATTTATACAGAAAAATACAATTCCACTTCTTTTGCAGACCCGGTTACTATCGTATACGGACATAATATGAAAGAAGGCACCATGTTTGCGGATTTGCATAAATATACAGACAAAGCTTTTTTTGACAGTAACCCGTACATTTATATTTATTTACCGGATAAAACCCTGAAATATCAGATTTTTGCTGCGGTAGCCTTTGATGACAGATATATTTTAGGCAGCTATAATTTTTTGGATAAAGATGATTTTCAGAAATATTTAGACGAACTCAGAAGTTCGATAGACGGAAATGTAAATTCTGATATAGAGGTCACACAGGATAGTAAAATTCTGACGTTGTCTACCTGTATCGGAGAATATCCGGAACAGAGATGGCTTGTAAATGCAACATTGGTATCACAGGAAGAATAG
- the fabV gene encoding enoyl-ACP reductase FabV — translation MKVEPKIREFICTTAHPEGCREHVKRQIACVKREKIIHEGERVPKKVLVIGASTGYGLASRITAGFGCGAATLGIMFEKPSNGKRTATPGWYNTAAYEEEARKEGLYAKTINGDAFSREVKEKTIALIKEDWGKADMVIYSLAAPRRTDTEGNTWVSSLKTTGEPFTEKSLDLRNNTIAEKTVEPATAEELEGTKKVMGGEDWLDWIKALKEADALAEQALTVAYSYIGPKLTYPIYYDGTIGQAKRHLEHTAEVIAEEFPSVQARISVNKALVTQASAAIPIVPLYFAILYRVMKEQGNHEGCIEQMVRLFKEKLLKETPPVDEKGRIRMDDWELEEDIQNRVWEIWNQVTTENVEQISDIRGYWEDFYQMFGFGFENIDYEKDVEIQVSIPSIK, via the coding sequence ATGAAGGTTGAACCGAAAATTCGAGAGTTTATCTGTACCACAGCCCATCCGGAGGGATGCAGAGAACATGTAAAAAGACAGATTGCCTGTGTGAAAAGAGAGAAAATCATTCATGAGGGAGAGAGGGTGCCGAAAAAGGTGCTGGTTATAGGAGCGTCCACAGGCTACGGTCTGGCAAGCCGGATTACTGCCGGCTTTGGCTGTGGAGCAGCCACTCTGGGAATTATGTTTGAAAAGCCCTCAAACGGTAAGAGAACGGCAACACCGGGGTGGTACAATACCGCGGCTTATGAAGAAGAGGCCAGAAAAGAAGGGCTGTATGCAAAAACCATAAACGGAGATGCTTTTTCTAGGGAGGTGAAGGAAAAAACCATTGCTCTGATAAAAGAGGACTGGGGCAAGGCAGATATGGTGATTTATAGCCTGGCAGCGCCCAGAAGGACAGACACTGAGGGGAACACCTGGGTATCCTCTTTAAAAACTACAGGAGAGCCTTTTACGGAAAAGAGTCTGGATTTGCGGAACAATACCATTGCCGAGAAAACAGTAGAGCCTGCCACAGCAGAAGAACTGGAAGGCACGAAAAAGGTCATGGGAGGAGAGGACTGGCTGGATTGGATAAAAGCGCTGAAGGAGGCAGATGCTCTGGCGGAGCAGGCGCTTACAGTGGCATATTCCTATATTGGGCCAAAGCTTACCTATCCTATTTATTATGACGGTACCATCGGACAGGCAAAACGGCATCTGGAGCATACCGCAGAAGTGATTGCAGAGGAATTTCCTTCTGTGCAGGCACGCATTTCTGTCAATAAGGCTCTTGTAACTCAGGCAAGCGCAGCTATTCCCATTGTGCCGCTATACTTTGCTATTCTCTATCGGGTTATGAAGGAGCAGGGAAATCACGAGGGCTGTATCGAGCAGATGGTACGCCTGTTTAAAGAAAAGCTTTTAAAGGAAACGCCTCCGGTTGACGAAAAGGGAAGAATTCGTATGGACGACTGGGAGTTGGAGGAGGATATTCAGAACCGGGTATGGGAAATCTGGAACCAGGTGACAACAGAAAATGTGGAGCAGATTTCAGATATCAGGGGATATTGGGAGGACTTTTACCAGATGTTCGGATTTGGCTTTGAAAACATTGACTATGAAAAAGATGTAGAAATTCAGGTTTCTATTCCCAGCATAAAATAA
- a CDS encoding dCTP deaminase/dUTPase family protein — MKRIAKFHKVSEKQFAEGWRDSFGEVSDAEVQNIYENIRLPKRATAGSAGYDFFSPLSFELKPGETIKIPTGIRAEMECGWVLKLYPRSGLGFKYRLQLNNTVGIIDSDYFYSDNEGHIFIKITNASNEGKTVQVEAGTGFAQGIFLEYGITMDDDVEAVRNGGFGSTTGKH; from the coding sequence ATGAAGAGAATTGCAAAATTTCATAAAGTAAGCGAAAAACAGTTTGCAGAGGGCTGGAGAGATTCCTTTGGGGAAGTGAGCGATGCAGAAGTTCAGAATATTTATGAGAACATCAGACTTCCCAAAAGAGCCACCGCAGGAAGTGCAGGATACGACTTTTTCAGTCCTTTAAGCTTTGAACTGAAACCGGGAGAAACCATAAAAATTCCCACAGGTATCCGGGCGGAAATGGAATGCGGCTGGGTTTTGAAACTTTATCCCAGAAGCGGACTGGGCTTTAAATATCGCTTACAACTTAACAATACCGTAGGAATTATTGACAGTGATTATTTTTACTCTGACAATGAGGGCCACATTTTTATTAAAATAACCAATGCTTCCAATGAGGGCAAAACCGTACAGGTGGAGGCAGGAACCGGCTTTGCACAGGGGATTTTTCTGGAATACGGCATCACCATGGACGATGATGTGGAGGCTGTGCGAAACGGAGGCTTTGGCAGCACTACCGGAAAGCATTAG
- a CDS encoding C40 family peptidase translates to MWGGTSLTEGADCSGFVQSVYQNFGISLPRVAADQANAGTRVALTELLPGDLIFYADGGEIYHVVLYMGDNQVVHASSKATGIKVSNVYWEHAVQAVRLL, encoded by the coding sequence GTGTGGGGTGGGACAAGCCTGACAGAGGGGGCAGACTGCTCCGGCTTTGTCCAGAGTGTGTATCAGAATTTCGGGATTTCCCTGCCAAGAGTGGCGGCAGACCAGGCAAATGCAGGAACAAGAGTGGCGCTTACAGAGCTTTTGCCGGGAGATTTGATTTTCTATGCAGACGGTGGGGAAATCTACCATGTGGTGTTGTACATGGGGGACAATCAGGTGGTGCATGCCAGCAGTAAGGCTACAGGAATTAAGGTGTCAAATGTGTATTGGGAGCATGCAGTACAGGCTGTGAGGCTGCTTTGA
- a CDS encoding YARHG domain-containing protein, producing MNRKRIGIFMLLLAAALSGCGRGQEEKSPKPEEEKTAECREPEAQEKVQKDREDSADSAKEESPKVSEGVFLFADSDKRMLEEQEAISPSIRMQDFNQEIIYGYNPHWYDLAVNEIYARHGYAFQTENIRQYFEAQPWYEADIEPEQFQESIFNEFEKKNIQMLLNGKEANKKEELLAEGNTYTITSNTTYEPVFRNYTFQFQVPEEWLAQGYSLAVSDTSSDSAYWVITKNWREDVAELQIIPMEFYEGEISEEDILWKDHVCMVCVSTEQAEEELKNGIKQIKDTIYRVQR from the coding sequence ATGAATAGAAAAAGAATCGGAATTTTTATGCTGCTTTTGGCAGCCGCACTTTCCGGCTGCGGAAGGGGACAAGAGGAAAAAAGTCCCAAACCGGAAGAGGAGAAGACGGCAGAGTGCCGGGAACCGGAAGCGCAGGAAAAGGTACAAAAAGACAGAGAAGATTCTGCAGACTCTGCAAAGGAGGAGTCCCCAAAAGTGAGTGAGGGTGTTTTTCTCTTTGCAGATTCAGACAAACGAATGCTGGAGGAGCAGGAGGCAATATCGCCCTCTATCCGTATGCAGGATTTCAACCAGGAAATTATTTATGGGTATAATCCCCATTGGTATGACCTTGCAGTCAATGAAATTTATGCCCGACACGGATATGCGTTTCAGACAGAAAATATAAGACAGTATTTTGAAGCACAGCCCTGGTATGAGGCAGATATAGAACCGGAACAATTTCAGGAAAGTATTTTCAATGAATTTGAAAAGAAGAATATACAGATGCTTTTAAATGGAAAAGAAGCTAATAAAAAAGAGGAACTTCTGGCAGAAGGAAACACTTATACCATTACCAGTAATACTACTTACGAGCCGGTTTTCCGTAATTATACGTTTCAGTTTCAGGTGCCTGAGGAATGGCTGGCACAGGGATACAGCCTTGCGGTGAGCGATACGTCTAGCGATTCCGCTTATTGGGTCATTACAAAAAACTGGAGAGAAGATGTGGCAGAGCTTCAGATTATACCCATGGAGTTTTATGAGGGGGAAATTTCCGAGGAAGATATTCTATGGAAAGACCATGTCTGTATGGTGTGCGTCAGCACAGAGCAGGCGGAAGAAGAACTAAAAAACGGGATTAAGCAAATAAAAGATACCATTTACAGAGTACAGAGGTGA
- the nrdG gene encoding anaerobic ribonucleoside-triphosphate reductase activating protein encodes MRYHNITKDDMLNGDGLRVVLWVAGCDHGCKGCQNPVTWDPNGGLIFDETAKQEIFEQMEKSYIAGITFSGGDPLHWRNVEEVTALAKELKEKYPKKTIWLYTGFLWEEIRDLDILPYLDVLVDGEFVEAEKDIALKWKGSANQRVIDVPQTLETGNIVLHA; translated from the coding sequence ATGCGTTATCATAATATTACAAAAGACGATATGTTAAACGGCGACGGTCTTCGGGTGGTGCTGTGGGTAGCAGGCTGCGACCATGGCTGCAAAGGCTGCCAGAATCCGGTGACCTGGGATCCCAATGGCGGGCTGATTTTTGACGAAACTGCAAAGCAGGAGATTTTTGAACAAATGGAAAAAAGTTATATTGCAGGCATTACGTTTTCCGGAGGAGATCCCCTGCACTGGAGAAATGTGGAGGAGGTTACAGCCCTTGCAAAGGAACTGAAGGAAAAATACCCAAAAAAAACCATATGGCTGTACACAGGATTTTTATGGGAAGAAATCCGAGATTTGGATATTCTGCCTTATCTGGACGTTCTGGTGGACGGAGAATTTGTAGAGGCAGAGAAGGATATTGCCTTAAAATGGAAAGGAAGCGCAAATCAGAGGGTGATTGATGTACCGCAGACCTTAGAAACAGGAAATATAGTGCTGCATGCATAG
- the rpsO gene encoding 30S ribosomal protein S15 has translation MISKEKKQAIMAEYARTPGDTGSPEVQVAVLTARIQELTEHLKVNHKDHHSRRGLLKMVGQRRGLLAYLKKTDIERYRALIERLGLRK, from the coding sequence ATGATTTCTAAAGAAAAGAAACAGGCTATTATGGCAGAATACGCAAGAACACCAGGCGATACAGGTTCACCGGAAGTACAGGTAGCTGTGCTGACAGCAAGAATTCAGGAGCTTACAGAGCATCTGAAAGTGAACCACAAAGACCATCACTCCAGAAGAGGTCTTCTGAAAATGGTAGGTCAAAGACGTGGACTGCTTGCATACCTGAAGAAAACTGATATTGAAAGATACCGTGCTTTAATCGAGCGTTTAGGTCTTAGAAAATAA
- a CDS encoding LCP family protein, with product MKKTEGKTGKKRILKVCLIFFGIFFFLLAGSIAGFFYLRVKGEKGLKTAVPAAEQSEEKSEKEGQKEKEDLPEGIYTTYQGKRYRYNEDEINFLCLGIDKDIPMEEKRNTGSEGLADAVLLVSINVQSKDVKLLAIPRETVIPVKVFDRAGNFVKTENKQITLQYAYGRTAKDSCELTAEAVSNLLYKLPIQRYCAINFTALPVLNDAIGGVKLTALETVQWWNGSFYEGQDLHLKGQMALDYVRQRDETIPESSMGRLERQKQYITGFIDQAKAAVKKDVTLPAELFQQLTDYMCTNITLEDLAYLAPELVNIRLNPENIGMVPGDVVPAGEHEEYHVHTEELKKLVIQSFYEEVPEEGITGEAVQ from the coding sequence GTGAAAAAAACAGAAGGAAAAACAGGGAAGAAAAGAATTCTGAAAGTCTGCTTGATTTTTTTTGGGATTTTCTTTTTCCTTTTGGCTGGCAGTATCGCAGGTTTTTTTTATTTGCGTGTAAAAGGAGAGAAAGGACTGAAAACAGCAGTTCCGGCTGCAGAGCAGTCAGAGGAAAAAAGCGAGAAGGAAGGGCAAAAAGAGAAAGAGGATTTGCCGGAGGGTATTTATACCACATATCAGGGAAAACGGTATCGGTATAATGAAGATGAGATTAATTTTTTGTGCCTTGGTATTGATAAAGATATTCCCATGGAGGAAAAGAGGAATACAGGAAGCGAGGGACTGGCAGACGCCGTTTTGCTGGTGAGTATTAATGTGCAAAGTAAAGATGTGAAACTTCTGGCTATACCAAGGGAAACTGTGATTCCTGTAAAAGTTTTTGACAGAGCCGGGAATTTTGTAAAAACAGAAAATAAACAGATTACACTGCAGTATGCCTATGGAAGAACAGCCAAAGACAGCTGTGAACTTACGGCAGAGGCTGTATCGAATTTGTTGTATAAGCTGCCCATTCAGCGTTATTGTGCCATTAATTTTACGGCGCTTCCTGTTTTAAATGATGCCATCGGAGGGGTAAAGCTGACGGCTCTGGAAACTGTACAATGGTGGAATGGCAGTTTTTATGAAGGCCAGGACTTGCATCTGAAAGGACAAATGGCTCTTGATTATGTAAGGCAGAGAGATGAAACCATTCCTGAGAGCAGCATGGGAAGACTGGAAAGACAGAAACAGTATATAACCGGGTTTATTGATCAGGCAAAAGCAGCAGTTAAAAAAGATGTAACCCTTCCGGCAGAGCTCTTTCAGCAGTTAACGGATTATATGTGTACGAATATAACACTGGAGGATCTTGCTTATCTGGCTCCGGAGCTTGTAAATATCCGTCTGAATCCGGAAAATATCGGTATGGTTCCCGGTGATGTGGTTCCGGCAGGGGAACATGAGGAATATCATGTGCATACGGAAGAGTTAAAAAAACTTGTAATTCAGTCTTTTTATGAAGAGGTTCCAGAAGAGGGAATTACAGGAGAAGCAGTACAGTGA
- a CDS encoding DUF6040 family protein, producing MIYVFLTIFYIFYFGETIKKVLSVNLLLLFVLSQGAYVGLRCYLKTQLNTKQHW from the coding sequence ATGATATATGTCTTTTTGACTATCTTTTATATTTTCTATTTTGGAGAAACAATCAAAAAGGTACTGTCAGTAAATCTTCTATTGCTTTTCGTACTTTCGCAGGGAGCATATGTTGGACTTAGATGTTATTTGAAAACTCAGTTAAATACCAAGCAACATTGGTGA
- a CDS encoding O-antigen ligase family protein has protein sequence MKGLKVYYRIMAGVTVFFMIWYPFLTYFHAEKPSGMELRYFAKKSKVLVDMFLYQKEKMLFIFAIFLLLAMVTGGMLFYVLKEEIPFRFCLQKKIFGAVSVYFLLNVFSVLLSSYKEYGVMGLHIDYEGLAAIFGYMVLFAAGYFLFQNEKNRVLLKAGIKILAFFIILGTALEMKYGPLFNIEWIQKLLTPDHYEHLLEHLYLDYHGSVSLTFANPGFFGGFCALLFPILLGMGIQEEKRGKRWINTGLAGGMFFCILMSGSSGALYAGLLAAFFQIFFRIKKENWKRRIGLAGEMVLLLFLFSAALQFLVLHGQNNIWKKTESSLVNTQYTRNESVFAVEKIQLQQGKLKVWGEEGNFTTEVLSEGSDLHLQDFMFTDDRGEQIETESGRLTGDFKKIKAEVMGQILSFDFGYQEPVEFYAESGKLYYIDFNGSLLQKIPQPVMRGLERFYPLFTGRGYIWISSIPVLMDTMLLGKGIGAFPFVYPQSEVAGMLNVHGSADYCIEQAHSWYLQTAVSSGILSLFCMLYVFFTAFKKGIKEKKPDVFFWGIMAYIITGLVNNSNVAAAPFFWLLLGCFLVPEKTDRI, from the coding sequence ATGAAAGGATTAAAAGTCTATTATAGAATCATGGCCGGAGTTACTGTATTTTTTATGATATGGTATCCGTTTCTTACATATTTTCATGCAGAAAAACCCTCTGGAATGGAACTGCGGTATTTTGCAAAAAAGTCAAAAGTTTTAGTGGATATGTTTTTATATCAGAAAGAGAAGATGTTATTCATTTTTGCCATTTTTTTACTGCTGGCAATGGTAACGGGAGGAATGCTTTTTTATGTCCTCAAAGAAGAAATTCCTTTTCGTTTTTGTCTGCAAAAGAAGATTTTTGGGGCAGTCAGTGTTTATTTTTTACTGAATGTATTCTCTGTTTTGCTTTCTTCCTATAAAGAATATGGAGTTATGGGACTACATATTGACTATGAGGGACTTGCAGCGATTTTTGGTTATATGGTACTGTTTGCAGCAGGATATTTCCTTTTTCAAAATGAGAAAAACAGAGTGCTGCTGAAAGCAGGAATTAAAATATTGGCTTTTTTTATCATTTTGGGAACTGCGCTGGAAATGAAGTATGGACCGCTTTTTAACATAGAATGGATTCAAAAACTGCTTACTCCGGATCACTACGAACATCTGCTGGAGCATTTGTATCTGGATTATCATGGAAGCGTATCTCTTACTTTTGCAAATCCCGGATTTTTCGGAGGGTTTTGTGCATTATTATTCCCCATTTTACTGGGAATGGGAATACAGGAAGAGAAGCGAGGAAAGAGGTGGATAAATACAGGGCTGGCTGGGGGAATGTTTTTTTGCATTTTGATGTCAGGTTCTTCAGGCGCTCTTTATGCAGGTCTTCTGGCTGCTTTTTTTCAAATCTTTTTCCGAATAAAGAAAGAAAACTGGAAAAGACGAATAGGTTTAGCTGGAGAAATGGTTCTTTTGTTGTTTCTCTTTTCTGCTGCTTTACAGTTTTTGGTGCTTCATGGACAAAATAATATATGGAAAAAAACGGAGTCTTCTCTGGTAAATACGCAGTACACTAGGAACGAATCTGTTTTTGCAGTTGAAAAGATACAACTGCAGCAGGGAAAATTAAAGGTGTGGGGAGAGGAAGGAAATTTTACGACAGAAGTGCTGTCAGAAGGTTCTGATCTGCATTTGCAGGACTTTATGTTTACAGATGACAGGGGAGAGCAAATTGAAACAGAATCCGGCAGACTCACCGGAGATTTCAAAAAAATAAAAGCAGAGGTTATGGGACAGATTTTGTCTTTTGATTTTGGATATCAGGAACCTGTAGAGTTTTATGCAGAAAGCGGTAAGCTATATTATATAGATTTTAATGGCTCACTTTTGCAGAAAATCCCTCAGCCGGTTATGAGAGGTCTGGAACGATTTTATCCCTTATTTACAGGTCGGGGTTATATCTGGATATCCAGTATACCGGTGCTTATGGATACCATGCTTTTAGGAAAAGGAATCGGCGCCTTTCCATTTGTTTATCCTCAGTCAGAGGTGGCAGGTATGCTGAATGTACACGGAAGTGCAGATTATTGTATTGAGCAGGCACACAGTTGGTATCTGCAGACAGCCGTCAGCAGTGGTATTTTGTCCCTGTTTTGTATGTTGTACGTGTTTTTTACAGCCTTTAAAAAGGGAATAAAAGAGAAAAAGCCAGATGTTTTTTTCTGGGGAATTATGGCATATATCATAACAGGTTTGGTCAATAACAGCAATGTAGCCGCAGCGCCTTTTTTCTGGCTTCTGTTAGGGTGTTTTCTTGTACCGGAAAAAACAGATAGAATTTAA
- a CDS encoding polyribonucleotide nucleotidyltransferase: MYKSFSMELAGRTLTVDIGRVAKQANGAAFMRYGDTTVLSTATASDKPREGIDFFPLSVEYEEKMYAVGKIPGGFNKREGKASEHAILTSRVIDRPMRPLFPKDYRNDVTLNNMVMAVDTECNPEVVAMLGSSIATCISDIPFDGPCAATQIGMVNGELVVNPSLAQKEISDLQLTVASTREKVIMIEAGANEIPEAKMIEAIFKAHEVNQEIIAFIDKIVAECGKEKHTYESCAVPEELFDAIKEIVTPEEMEEAVFTDEKQVREENIRAITEKLEEAFADNEEWLAVLGEAVYQYQKKTVRKMILKDHKRPDGRAITQIRPLAAEVDLIPRVHGSAMFTRGQTQICTVTTLAPLSEAQRLDGLDEFEVSKRYMHHYNFPSYSVGETKPSRGPGRREIGHGALAERALVPVIPSVEEFPYAIRTVSETFESNGSTSQASICASTMSLMAAGVPIKKPVAGISCGLVTGETDDDYLVLTDIQGLEDFFGDMDFKVAGTHDGITAIQMDIKIHGLTRQIIEEAIARTKEAREYILTEVMEKCIAEPRKTVSKYAPKIVQIQIDPEKIGDVVGQRGKTINAIIDETGVKIDIDDSGAVSVCGTDQAMMDKAVKYIQTITTDFEEGQIFTGKVVSIKEFGAFLEFAPGKEGMVHISKIAKERINKVEDVLSLGDVVKVVCLGKDKMGRISFSIKDVPEEA, encoded by the coding sequence ATGTATAAGAGTTTTTCAATGGAATTGGCAGGAAGAACCCTGACCGTAGATATCGGACGTGTGGCAAAGCAGGCAAACGGCGCGGCTTTTATGCGCTATGGAGATACCACTGTATTATCCACTGCAACCGCGTCTGACAAACCAAGAGAAGGAATTGATTTCTTCCCATTGAGCGTGGAATACGAAGAAAAAATGTATGCCGTAGGTAAGATTCCGGGAGGCTTTAACAAAAGAGAAGGAAAGGCAAGTGAACATGCAATCCTGACTTCCCGTGTTATTGACCGTCCTATGCGTCCGCTGTTTCCAAAGGATTACAGAAATGATGTAACCTTAAACAACATGGTTATGGCTGTGGATACAGAGTGTAACCCAGAGGTTGTTGCCATGCTGGGTTCTTCTATTGCAACTTGTATTTCTGATATTCCGTTTGATGGTCCTTGTGCAGCAACCCAGATTGGTATGGTAAACGGAGAGCTGGTTGTAAACCCTTCTCTGGCACAGAAAGAAATTTCTGATCTTCAGCTTACAGTTGCTTCTACAAGAGAAAAAGTCATTATGATTGAGGCAGGAGCAAATGAAATTCCTGAAGCAAAAATGATTGAAGCAATCTTCAAAGCTCATGAAGTAAACCAGGAAATCATTGCATTTATTGATAAAATCGTTGCAGAATGCGGAAAAGAAAAACACACTTATGAAAGCTGTGCAGTTCCGGAAGAACTGTTTGATGCAATTAAAGAGATTGTAACTCCGGAAGAAATGGAAGAAGCAGTCTTTACAGATGAAAAGCAGGTAAGAGAAGAAAATATCCGTGCGATTACCGAAAAGCTGGAAGAGGCTTTTGCAGATAATGAAGAATGGCTGGCTGTATTAGGTGAAGCTGTTTACCAGTATCAGAAGAAAACGGTTCGTAAGATGATTTTAAAAGATCATAAACGTCCAGACGGAAGAGCCATCACCCAGATTCGTCCTCTGGCAGCAGAGGTTGACCTGATTCCGAGAGTCCATGGTTCTGCTATGTTTACAAGAGGACAGACTCAGATTTGTACTGTCACCACTCTGGCTCCGTTATCAGAGGCACAGAGATTGGACGGCTTAGATGAATTTGAAGTAAGCAAGCGCTACATGCATCACTATAATTTCCCGTCCTATTCTGTAGGAGAAACAAAACCTTCCAGAGGACCGGGACGCCGTGAAATCGGACACGGAGCACTGGCAGAAAGAGCTTTAGTACCGGTAATCCCAAGTGTAGAGGAATTCCCATACGCAATTCGTACGGTGTCTGAAACCTTTGAATCCAATGGCTCAACTTCTCAGGCAAGTATCTGTGCATCTACCATGTCTTTAATGGCAGCAGGTGTACCCATTAAAAAACCGGTTGCAGGTATTTCCTGCGGTCTTGTTACAGGAGAAACCGATGATGATTATCTGGTACTTACCGATATTCAGGGTCTGGAAGACTTTTTCGGAGATATGGACTTTAAAGTAGCAGGTACACATGACGGTATCACTGCCATTCAGATGGACATTAAGATTCACGGTCTTACAAGGCAGATTATTGAAGAAGCCATTGCCAGAACAAAAGAGGCAAGAGAATACATTTTAACAGAAGTTATGGAAAAATGTATTGCAGAGCCAAGAAAAACGGTCAGCAAATATGCGCCTAAGATTGTACAGATTCAGATTGACCCTGAAAAAATCGGCGATGTGGTAGGTCAGAGAGGAAAGACCATTAATGCCATCATTGATGAAACAGGTGTGAAAATCGATATTGACGACAGCGGTGCAGTGTCTGTATGCGGTACAGACCAGGCAATGATGGATAAGGCTGTAAAGTATATTCAGACTATTACAACAGACTTTGAAGAAGGTCAGATTTTCACAGGAAAGGTTGTCAGCATCAAAGAGTTCGGCGCTTTCCTGGAATTTGCACCAGGTAAAGAAGGAATGGTTCACATTTCCAAAATTGCAAAGGAAAGAATCAACAAAGTAGAAGATGTGCTTTCTCTGGGTGATGTTGTAAAAGTGGTATGCCTTGGAAAAGATAAAATGGGACGTATCAGCTTCAGCATCAAAGATGTTCCGGAAGAGGCATAA